One region of Phragmites australis chromosome 18, lpPhrAust1.1, whole genome shotgun sequence genomic DNA includes:
- the LOC133898306 gene encoding tryptophan decarboxylase 1-like, producing the protein MGSLDTNPTAFSAFGDEAGFQPLNPEDVRSYLHKTVDFISDYYKSIESMPVLPDVKPGYLQDELGAAPPSYSAPFEVTMKELKTSVVPGMTHWASPNFFAFFPSTNSAAAIAGDLIASAMNTVGFTWQAAPAATEMEVLALDWLAQLLRLPTSFMNRTSAGRGTGGGVILGTTSEAMLVTLVAARDAALRRSGSNGVSGLPRLAVYAADQTHSTFFKACRLAGFDPANIRSIPTGPETDYALNPAKLLQIMQADVDAGLVPTYICATVGTTSSNAVDPVGAIADVAALFNAWVHIDAAYAGSACICPEFRHHLNGVERVDSISMSPHKWLLTCLDCTCLWVRDTNRLTDSLETNPEYLKNDASESGTVTDLKDMQVGVGRRFRGLKLWMVMRTYGAAKLQEHIRSDVAMAKMFEESVRADDRFEVVVPRNFALVCFRIKPRGAMTEGDADEANRDLMERLNRTGKAYLAHTVVGGKLVLRFAVGSSLQEERHVRSAWELIKKTTAEIMKGQIDAE; encoded by the coding sequence ATGGGCAGCTTGGACACCAACCCTACCGCCTTCTCTGCCTTCGGCGACGAGGCCGGCTTCCAGCCCCTTAACCCCGAGGACGTCCGCTCCTACCTCCACAAGACCGTTGACTTCATCTCCGACTACTACAAGTCCATTGAGTCCATGCCCGTGCTCCCCGACGTCAAGCCAGGATACCTCCAGGACGAGCTCGGTGCCGCGCCGCCCAGTTACTCGGCGCCATTCGAAGTCACCATGAAGGAGCTCAAGACCTCTGTCGTCCCTGGCATGACGCACTGGGCCAGCCCCAACTTCTTTGCGTTCTTCCCATCGACGAACAGCGCTGCGGCTATCGCCGGTGACCTCATCGCCTCAGCGATGAACACCGTCGGGTTCACGTGgcaggcggcgccggcggccaccGAGATGGAGGTGCTCGCGCTCGACTGGCTCGCGCAGCTCCTGCGTCTGCCCACGAGCTTCATGAACCGCACAAGCGCCGGACGTGGCACCGGTGGCGGCGTCATCCTCGGGACGACCAGCGAGGCCATGCTCGTCACGCTTGTCGCAGCCCGTGATGCTGCTCTGCGTCGAAGCGGGTCTAACGGCGTGTCTGGGCTCCCGCGCCTGGCTGTGTATGCCGCCGACCAGACTCACTCCACGTTCTTCAAGGCATGCCGCCTTGCCGGTTTCGATCCTGCCAACATCCGGTCCATCCCCACTGGCCCGGAGACAGACTATGCTCTCAACCCGGCCAAGTTGTTGCAGATCATGCAGGCAGACGTCGACGCCGGCCTCGTGCCAACCTACATATGTGCGACCGTCGGCACCACATCGTCCAACGCTGTCGATCCTGTCGGAGCCATTGCTGATGTTGCCGCCCTGTTTAATGCATGGGTTCACATCGACGCTGCTTATGCCGGCAGCGCGTGCATCTGCCCTGAGTTCCGGCACCACCTGAATGGCGTGGAGCGCGTGGATTCCATCAGCATGAGCCCGCACAAGTGGCTGCTCACGTGCCTGGACTGCACCTGCCTGTGGGTGCGCGACACGAACCGGCTCACTGACTCGCTAGAGACCAACCCGGAGTACCTCAAGAACGACGCCAGCGAGTCCGGCACCGTCACTGACCTCAAGGACATGCAGGTCGGCGTTGGCCGCCGCTTCCGCGGGCTCAAGCTCTGGATGGTCATGCGCACCTACGGCGCCGCCAAGCTCCAGGAGCACATCCGGAGCGATGTCGCCATGGCCAAGATGTTCGAGGAGTCCGTGCGAGCCGACGACCGGTTCGAGGTCGTGGTGCCGAGGAACTTCGCGCTCGTCTGCTTCAGGATCAAGCCCCGCGGCGCCATGACGGAGGGGGACGCCGACGAGGCCAACCGCGACCTCATGGAGCGCCTGAACAGGACCGGGAAGGCTTACCTGGCACACACGGTGGTCGGCGGTAAGTTGGTGCTGCGGTTCGCGGTGGGGTCATCACTGCAGGAGGAGAGGCACGTCCGGAGCGCGTGGGAGCTCATCAAGAAGACGACCGCTGAGATCATGAAGGGACAGATTGATGCAGAGTAG